The Cyclopterus lumpus isolate fCycLum1 chromosome 6, fCycLum1.pri, whole genome shotgun sequence genome contains a region encoding:
- the chd2 gene encoding chromodomain-helicase-DNA-binding protein 2 isoform X3 produces the protein MIVHACSNFLTVNTRTKDHPIKDYQDTTMMKNKSKKQDDEGSTQSNASSNSASEESNRSASESGSHSESEHGSERRRSHNSESNSSSESECHSESESESAESKSQQTSAEVKDKPVRKKERLADVKKMWDEHPDVYGVRRSNRSRQEPARLNIGAGGSSDSESESPKRKTSRAKKKEDIWNSNDEDEEEEASDSTDSEQEEKKVRSRRLPARRPQTKSSTNKKQPSQKSRKSKKQDSSAEEDDDDEDDDDDDEDDDDDDTPKRQTRRRGATKVKSYKEDQHDFETDSDDLIEMVGEAGEELQDEDSETIEKVMDTRTGKKGATGASTTGYSVQENGDPGEGFDPENDEGETHYLIKWKGWSYIHNTWESMDSLLQQKVKGLKKLDNYKKKQEELNSWLNRVSPEDVEFHNCQQELISDLNKQFQIVERIIAIKTAKTPASSDFPSHSHKTPSSNEPEYLCKWMGLPYSECSWEDGALIGKKYQHCIDSFMNRNSSKTFPSKDCKVLKQRPRFVPLKKQPSYIGDDNLQLRDYQLDGLNWLAHSWCRCNSVILADEMGLGKTIQTISFLSYLFNQHQLYGPFLVVVPLSTLTSWQREFDTWAPHMNVVVYLGDVMSRKSIRDYEWVNHQTKRIRFSALLTTYEILLKDKGVLGNINWAVMGVDEAHRLKNDDSLLYKTLMEFRSNHRLLITGTPLQNSLKELWSLLHFLMPDKFDSWEDFDEVHGKGTDNGYQSLHKVLEPFLLRRVKKDVEKSLPAKVEQILRVDMTAQQKQFYKWILTRNYRALYKGPRGSSSGFLNIVMELKKCCNHSFLIKQPEDVDTETQQEHMQSVVRGSGKLVLLDKLLTRLRERGNRVLIFSQMVRMLDILAEYLAKNRYPFQRLDGSIKGEIRKQALDHFNAEGSEDFCFLLSTRAGGLGINLASADTVVIFDSDWNPQNDLQAQARAHRIGQKKQVNIYRLVTKGTVEEDIIERAKKKMVLDHLVIQRMDTTGRTVLDSNSGNTNSNPFNKEELTAILKFGAEELFKEAEGEESEPQEMDIDEILRLAETRESDQGSSATDELLSQFKVANFSSMEESVPELVDRPIREWDDIIPEEQRRKIEEEEKQREMDDIFMLPRSRSSNKRAQANDSDSDVGSKLKNRSSGSESETDDSDDDKRPKKRGRPRARKNHVEGFTDAEIRRFIKAYKKFGSPLERLEAIARDSELVDKSIADLKRLGELIHTSCVTAVQEHEEHLKENPVEAKGPGKRRGINIKISGVQVNAKSIIQHEEEFEPLHKVVPSNPAERNKFNLTCRVKIAHFDFDWELQDDVQLLLGIYEHGFGNWDLIKTDPDLKLADKILPDDPSKKPQAKQLQARAEYLLKLLKKEQDSTDLSKTVEEVKVKKRKPRVKKENKILKDEQGNDISSPRLSDNPSEEGEVKDDGTEKSPAKKRQKKKDNKENKEKQGTPKKEKDGDKEKKGAKPRKEKAKGVKGKKTEGPVHITAGSDPVPIEGKEDDELDQDTFSVCKERMRPVKKALKQLDKPDEGLSDQEQLQHTRTCLLKIGDRITECLKAYSDPEHVKIWRRNLWIFVSKFTEFGARKLHKLYKMAQKKRSHEEEKEQKKKEDSGGRGKNFRPESCGSSRDSTGTQSSSKPGSHSTQAGPHGHHRESYNSTNKRHFGNDDRGDWQRDRKYNYPSNSNPSWQGDRHHPYDRYKDHYGDRRPHGDSYRSSGSYRNNSPPRKRPYEQYGNDRDHRGQRPYYDRHSDPKRRRSDEFRTNYHQGREGPLQDFRRMPEQRPTGPPGPEHYSRPFHPDKAPPLQDPRSPQTHKSPQDSRSSPERPAEPNATAEPNWNNRKT, from the exons CAATTCAGCCTCAGAGGAATCCAACCGCTCAGCGTCGGAGTCGGGAAGTCATTCAGAGAGCGAGCATggcagtgagaggaggagatcCCACAACTCTGAGTCAAACAGCTCCTCAGAGTCAGAGTGTCACTCGGAGTCAGAGAGCGAGTCTGCAGAGTCCAAATCACAGCAAACCTCAGCAGAAGTGAAAGACAAGCCAGTTAGAAAGAAGGAGCGACTGGCAGACGTGAAGAAG ATGTGGGATGAACATCCAGATGTGTATGGAGTCCGGAGGTCAAATCGTAGTAGACAGGAGCCGGCTCGTTTAAACATCGGAGCTGGG GGCAGCAGTGACTCTGAGAGTGAAAGTCCCAAGAGAAAAACCTCCCGAGCTAAGAAAAAAGA aGATATCTGGAACTCAaatgatgaagacgaggaggaggaggcttccGACAGTACAGACAGTgagcaggaagagaaaaaagtTAGATCCAGACGACTTCCTGCTAGAAG ACCGCAGACCAAATCATCAACCAACAAAAAGCAACCGTCTCAAAAAAGCAGGAAGTCCAAGAAACAGGACTCATCTGCTGAAGAAGATGACGATGACGaggacgacgatgacgacgacgaggacgacgatgacgacgacaCTCCAAAGAGACAGACTCGAAGAAGGGGTGCAACAAAAGTCAAAAG TTATAAAGAGGACCAACATGACTTTGAAACCGACTCTGATGACCTGATTGAAATGGTGGGGGAGGCAGGCGAGGAGCTGCAGGATGAAGACAGTGAGACCATTGAGAAGGTTATGGACACCAGGACCGGCAAAAAAGGAG CCACCGGGGCTTCCACTACTGGGTATTCTGTGCAAGAAAATGGGGACCCGGGTGAAGGCTTTGACCCCGAGAACGATGAAGGGGAGACTCACTATCTGATCAAGTGGAAGGGCTGGTCCTACATCCACAACACGTGGGAGAGCATGGActctctgctgcagcaaaaGGTCAAGGGACTAAAGAAGCTGgacaactacaaaaagaaacaagaagagCTCAATTCATG GTTGAACAGGGTGTCCCCTGAGGATGTGGAATTTCATAACTGCCAACAGGAGCTCATATCTGACTTGAACAAGCAGTTTCAGATTGTGGAGCGCATTATCG caataaaaacagcaaagacACCAGCATCCTCTGACTTCCCCT CTCATAGTCACAAGACACCATCCTCCAATGAGCCAGAGTATCTGTGCAAGTGGATGGGCTTGCCCTATTCAGAGTGCAGCTGGGAGGATGGAGCTTTGATTGGAAAGAAGTATCAGCACTGCATTGACAGCTTTATGAACCGAAACTCCAGCAAAACCTTCCCCTCTAAAGACTGCAAG GTCTTAAAGCAAAGACCAAGGTTTGTTCCTCTGAAGAAACAACCATCGTATATTGGAGATGATAACCTTCAACTGAGAGATTATCAGCTGGATGGCTTGAACTGGTTGGCCCACTCCTGGTGCAG GTGCAATAGTGTTATTCTCGCTGATGAGATGGGGCTGGGAAAGACCATCCAGACCATCTCCTTCCTGTCGTACCTGTTTAATCAGCATCAGCTGTATGGACCCTTCTTAGTGGTGGTCCCTCTGTCCACGCTCACCTCCTGGCAGAGGGAGTTCGACACCTGGGCTCCTCACATGAACGTGGTGGTCTACCTCGGGGATGTCATGAGCAGGAAATCG ATTCGTGACTACGAGTGGGTGAACCATCAAACGAAAAGAATCCGTTTCAGTGCACTATTAACCACCTATGAAATTCTACTCAAAGACAAG GGGGTGCTTGGGAACATCAACTGGGCGGTTATGGGTGTGGATGAAGCTCACAGGCTGAAGAATGATGACTCCCTGCTGTACAAAACATTGATGGAGTTCAGGTCTAACCACAGGCTCCTCATTACTGGGACTCCGCTGCAGAACTCCCTCAAAGAGCTCTGGTCACTGTTGCACTTCCTCATGCCTGACAA GTTTGATTCCTGGGAGGATTTTGACGAAGTACACGGGAAAGGAACGGATAACGGTTATCAGAGTCTCCACAAAGTCCTCGAGCCCTTCCTTCTGCGACGTGTTAAGAAAGACGTGGAGAAATCGCTCCCAGCCAAAGTAGAACAGATTCTCCGGGTAGACATGACTGCACAGCAAAAACAATTCTACAA GTGGATTTTAACGAGGAATTATAGAGCTCTTTACAAAGGGCCCCGAGGCAGCTCCTCTGGCTTCCTGAACATAGTTATGGAGCTTAAAAAGTGCTGCAACCACAGTTTTCTCATTAAACAGCCAGAAGATGTAGACACTGAAACCCAACAGGAACACATGCAG AGTGTCGTGAGGGGCAGTGGGAAGCTGGTGCTGCTGGACAAGCTGCTGACCAGACTCCGAGAAAGAGGCAACCGAGTCCTGATCTTCTCCCAGATGGTCAGGATGTTGGACATTCTGGCTGAATACCTCGCCAAGAATCGCTACCCATTCCAG CGGCTGGACGGTTCCATAAAGGGAGAAATACGAAAGCAAGCACTCGACCACTTTAATGCAGAAGGCTCAGAG GACTTCTGCTTCCTGTTGTCCACCAGAGCTGGAGGTTTAGGGATAAATTTGGCCTCGGCAGACACCGTCGTCATCTTTGACTCTGACTGGAACCCTCAAAATGATCTGCAGGCACAAGCCAGGGCTCACAGGATCGGCCAGAAGAAACAG GTGAATATTTATCGACTGGTCACCAAAGGGACAGTGGAGGAGGACATCATTGAGAGGGCAAAGAAGAAGATGGTCTTGGACCATCTTGTCATTCAGAGAATGGACACCACCGGTCGGACTGTACTTGACAGCAACTCAGGAAACACAAA TTCAAACCCATTCAACAAAGAAGAACTGACTGCCATCCTCAAGTTTGGTGCAGAGGAGCTTTTCaaagaggcagaaggagaggagTCTGAACCGCAG GAGATGGATATCGATGAGATCTTGAGGTTGGCTGAAACAAGAGAAAGTGACCAGGGCTCAAGTGCTACGGATGAACTTCTATCTCAGTTTAAG GTTGCCAATTTCTCAAGCATGGAAGAGAGCGTTCCAGAGCTTGTGGATAGGCCCATACGGGAATGGGATGATATCATCCCTGAAGAGCAGCGACGGAAaattgaggaggaggagaagcagcggGAGATGGATGACATCTTCATGCTGCCCAGGAGCAGAAGCTCTAACAAGAGG GCTCAGGCAAATGATAGCGACAGTGATGTGGGCTCCAAGCTGAAGAACCGCTCCTCAGGCTCTGAAAGTGAGACTGATGATAGTGATGACGACAAGAGGCCAAAGAAGAGAGGCAGACCCAGAGCCCGCAAAAACCATGTGGAGGGTTTCACTGATGCAGAGATCCGCAG GTTCATTAAGGCATACAAGAAATTTGGATCTCCACTCGAAAG GTTGGAGGCCATCGCCCGAGACTCTGAGCTGGTTGACAAATCCATTGCAGACCTGAAGAGACTTGGTGAACTGATTCACACTAGCTGTGTGACTGCAgtgcaggagcatgaggagcaccTCAAAGAGAACCCAGTTGAAG CTAAAGGTCCTGGGAAGCGGCGAGGAATTAACATCAAGATCTCGGGAGTGCAGGTCAACGCCAAGTCCATCATCCAGCACGAGGAAGAGTTTGAGCCCCTGCACAAAGTGGTGCCCTCCAATCCTGCTGAGAGAAACAA GTTCAATCTGACATGCAGAGTCAAGATAGCccactttgactttgactgGGAGCTGCAGGATGACGTTCAGCTCTTGCTTGGTATCTATGAGCACGGCTTTGGCAACTGGGACCTGATCAAGACGGATCCTGACCTTAAACTCGCTGACAAG ATTCTCCCAGACGACCCAAGTAAGAAGCCTCAGGCCAAGCAGTTGCAGGCGAGAGCCGAGTATCTTCTCAAGCTGCTGAAAAAAGAACAAGACAGCACAGACCTGTCTAAAACAGTGGAGGAG GTTaaagtgaagaagaggaagcctCGAGTGAAAAAGGAGAACAAGATTCTCAAGGATGAGCAGGGCAACGACATCTCCTCCCCCCGCCTGTCCGACAACCCGTCGGAGGAGGGCGAGGTCAAG GATGATGGAACGGAGAAGTCCCCTGccaagaaaagacaaaagaaaaaggacaacaaagagaacaaagaaaaacagggaACTCCTAAAAAGGAAAAGGACggggacaaagaaaaaaagggtgcCAAGcccagaaaagaaaag GCTAAAGGAGTTAAAGGGAAGAAGACTGAAGGTCCAGTTCACATAACGGCTGGGTCCGACCCCGTTCCCATTGAAGGGAAGGAGGATGATGAACTTGACCAGGATACTTTCAGTGTT TGTAAGGAGCGCATGAGGCCGGTGAAAAAGGCCCTGAAGCAGCTGGATAAACCAGACGAGGGTCTGTCTGACCAGGAGCAGCTCCAGCACACTCGCACATGCCTACTGAAGATTGGAGACCGAATCACAGAGTGCCTTAAAGCCTACAGTGACCCTGAACATGTCAAAATATGGCGGAG AAACCTCTGGATTTTTGTGTCCAAGTTTACAGAGTTTGGTGCCAGGAAGCTTCACAAGCTTTACAAAATGGCACAAAAGAAGCGATCGCACGAGGAAGAG aaggagcagaagaagaaggaggattctggagggagggggaaaaacTTCCGACCAGAGTCCTGTGGTTCCAGTAGAGACTCCACGGGTACTCAGTCGTCCTCTAAACCCGGATCTCACTCGACTCAGGCAGGCCCCCACGGGCACCACCGAGAGTCATACAACTCGACTAATAAGCGGCACTTTGGCAATGATG ATAGAGGAGACTGGCAGAGGGACCGTAAGTACAATTACCCAAGTAACAGCAACCCGTCGTGGCAGGGAGACCGACATCATCCGTATGATCGCTACAAGGATCACTATGGCGATCGACGACCACATGGAGACTCGTACCGCAGCTCAGGCAGTTACCGCAACAACAGCCCCCCTCGAAAAAGGCCGTACGAGCAGTACGGCAACGACCGGGACCACCGGGGTCAAAGACCCTATTATGACAG GCATTCAGATCCCAAAAGGAGGCGTTCTGATGAATTCCGTACCAACTACCACCAGGGAAGAGAAGGCCCTCTACAGGACTTCCGGAGGATGCCGGAGCAGAGGCCAACGGGTCCACCCGGGCCAGAGCACTATAGCAGGCCCTTCCACCCCGACAAAGCTCCCCCGCTGCAGGACCCTCGCTCCCCGCAGACTCACAAGTCTCCCCAGGACTCTCGCTCTTCACCAGAGCGGCCTGCAGAGCCAAATGCCACAGCAGAACCGAACTGGAACAACAGGAAAACATAA
- the chd2 gene encoding chromodomain-helicase-DNA-binding protein 2 isoform X2 has translation MKFEVKVSTSVNTRTKDHPIKDYQDTTMMKNKSKKQDDEGSTQSNASSNSASEESNRSASESGSHSESEHGSERRRSHNSESNSSSESECHSESESESAESKSQQTSAEVKDKPVRKKERLADVKKMWDEHPDVYGVRRSNRSRQEPARLNIGAGGSSDSESESPKRKTSRAKKKEDIWNSNDEDEEEEASDSTDSEQEEKKVRSRRLPARRPQTKSSTNKKQPSQKSRKSKKQDSSAEEDDDDEDDDDDDEDDDDDDTPKRQTRRRGATKVKSYKEDQHDFETDSDDLIEMVGEAGEELQDEDSETIEKVMDTRTGKKGATGASTTGYSVQENGDPGEGFDPENDEGETHYLIKWKGWSYIHNTWESMDSLLQQKVKGLKKLDNYKKKQEELNSWLNRVSPEDVEFHNCQQELISDLNKQFQIVERIIAIKTAKTPASSDFPSHSHKTPSSNEPEYLCKWMGLPYSECSWEDGALIGKKYQHCIDSFMNRNSSKTFPSKDCKVLKQRPRFVPLKKQPSYIGDDNLQLRDYQLDGLNWLAHSWCRCNSVILADEMGLGKTIQTISFLSYLFNQHQLYGPFLVVVPLSTLTSWQREFDTWAPHMNVVVYLGDVMSRKSIRDYEWVNHQTKRIRFSALLTTYEILLKDKGVLGNINWAVMGVDEAHRLKNDDSLLYKTLMEFRSNHRLLITGTPLQNSLKELWSLLHFLMPDKFDSWEDFDEVHGKGTDNGYQSLHKVLEPFLLRRVKKDVEKSLPAKVEQILRVDMTAQQKQFYKWILTRNYRALYKGPRGSSSGFLNIVMELKKCCNHSFLIKQPEDVDTETQQEHMQSVVRGSGKLVLLDKLLTRLRERGNRVLIFSQMVRMLDILAEYLAKNRYPFQRLDGSIKGEIRKQALDHFNAEGSEDFCFLLSTRAGGLGINLASADTVVIFDSDWNPQNDLQAQARAHRIGQKKQVNIYRLVTKGTVEEDIIERAKKKMVLDHLVIQRMDTTGRTVLDSNSGNTNSNPFNKEELTAILKFGAEELFKEAEGEESEPQEMDIDEILRLAETRESDQGSSATDELLSQFKVANFSSMEESVPELVDRPIREWDDIIPEEQRRKIEEEEKQREMDDIFMLPRSRSSNKRAQANDSDSDVGSKLKNRSSGSESETDDSDDDKRPKKRGRPRARKNHVEGFTDAEIRRFIKAYKKFGSPLERLEAIARDSELVDKSIADLKRLGELIHTSCVTAVQEHEEHLKENPVEAKGPGKRRGINIKISGVQVNAKSIIQHEEEFEPLHKVVPSNPAERNKFNLTCRVKIAHFDFDWELQDDVQLLLGIYEHGFGNWDLIKTDPDLKLADKILPDDPSKKPQAKQLQARAEYLLKLLKKEQDSTDLSKTVEESVPPKVKVKKRKPRVKKENKILKDEQGNDISSPRLSDNPSEEGEVKDDGTEKSPAKKRQKKKDNKENKEKQGTPKKEKDGDKEKKGAKPRKEKAKGVKGKKTEGPVHITAGSDPVPIEGKEDDELDQDTFSVCKERMRPVKKALKQLDKPDEGLSDQEQLQHTRTCLLKIGDRITECLKAYSDPEHVKIWRRNLWIFVSKFTEFGARKLHKLYKMAQKKRSHEEEKEQKKKEDSGGRGKNFRPESCGSSRDSTGTQSSSKPGSHSTQAGPHGHHRESYNSTNKRHFGNDDRGDWQRDRKYNYPSNSNPSWQGDRHHPYDRYKDHYGDRRPHGDSYRSSGSYRNNSPPRKRPYEQYGNDRDHRGQRPYYDRHSDPKRRRSDEFRTNYHQGREGPLQDFRRMPEQRPTGPPGPEHYSRPFHPDKAPPLQDPRSPQTHKSPQDSRSSPERPAEPNATAEPNWNNRKT, from the exons CAATTCAGCCTCAGAGGAATCCAACCGCTCAGCGTCGGAGTCGGGAAGTCATTCAGAGAGCGAGCATggcagtgagaggaggagatcCCACAACTCTGAGTCAAACAGCTCCTCAGAGTCAGAGTGTCACTCGGAGTCAGAGAGCGAGTCTGCAGAGTCCAAATCACAGCAAACCTCAGCAGAAGTGAAAGACAAGCCAGTTAGAAAGAAGGAGCGACTGGCAGACGTGAAGAAG ATGTGGGATGAACATCCAGATGTGTATGGAGTCCGGAGGTCAAATCGTAGTAGACAGGAGCCGGCTCGTTTAAACATCGGAGCTGGG GGCAGCAGTGACTCTGAGAGTGAAAGTCCCAAGAGAAAAACCTCCCGAGCTAAGAAAAAAGA aGATATCTGGAACTCAaatgatgaagacgaggaggaggaggcttccGACAGTACAGACAGTgagcaggaagagaaaaaagtTAGATCCAGACGACTTCCTGCTAGAAG ACCGCAGACCAAATCATCAACCAACAAAAAGCAACCGTCTCAAAAAAGCAGGAAGTCCAAGAAACAGGACTCATCTGCTGAAGAAGATGACGATGACGaggacgacgatgacgacgacgaggacgacgatgacgacgacaCTCCAAAGAGACAGACTCGAAGAAGGGGTGCAACAAAAGTCAAAAG TTATAAAGAGGACCAACATGACTTTGAAACCGACTCTGATGACCTGATTGAAATGGTGGGGGAGGCAGGCGAGGAGCTGCAGGATGAAGACAGTGAGACCATTGAGAAGGTTATGGACACCAGGACCGGCAAAAAAGGAG CCACCGGGGCTTCCACTACTGGGTATTCTGTGCAAGAAAATGGGGACCCGGGTGAAGGCTTTGACCCCGAGAACGATGAAGGGGAGACTCACTATCTGATCAAGTGGAAGGGCTGGTCCTACATCCACAACACGTGGGAGAGCATGGActctctgctgcagcaaaaGGTCAAGGGACTAAAGAAGCTGgacaactacaaaaagaaacaagaagagCTCAATTCATG GTTGAACAGGGTGTCCCCTGAGGATGTGGAATTTCATAACTGCCAACAGGAGCTCATATCTGACTTGAACAAGCAGTTTCAGATTGTGGAGCGCATTATCG caataaaaacagcaaagacACCAGCATCCTCTGACTTCCCCT CTCATAGTCACAAGACACCATCCTCCAATGAGCCAGAGTATCTGTGCAAGTGGATGGGCTTGCCCTATTCAGAGTGCAGCTGGGAGGATGGAGCTTTGATTGGAAAGAAGTATCAGCACTGCATTGACAGCTTTATGAACCGAAACTCCAGCAAAACCTTCCCCTCTAAAGACTGCAAG GTCTTAAAGCAAAGACCAAGGTTTGTTCCTCTGAAGAAACAACCATCGTATATTGGAGATGATAACCTTCAACTGAGAGATTATCAGCTGGATGGCTTGAACTGGTTGGCCCACTCCTGGTGCAG GTGCAATAGTGTTATTCTCGCTGATGAGATGGGGCTGGGAAAGACCATCCAGACCATCTCCTTCCTGTCGTACCTGTTTAATCAGCATCAGCTGTATGGACCCTTCTTAGTGGTGGTCCCTCTGTCCACGCTCACCTCCTGGCAGAGGGAGTTCGACACCTGGGCTCCTCACATGAACGTGGTGGTCTACCTCGGGGATGTCATGAGCAGGAAATCG ATTCGTGACTACGAGTGGGTGAACCATCAAACGAAAAGAATCCGTTTCAGTGCACTATTAACCACCTATGAAATTCTACTCAAAGACAAG GGGGTGCTTGGGAACATCAACTGGGCGGTTATGGGTGTGGATGAAGCTCACAGGCTGAAGAATGATGACTCCCTGCTGTACAAAACATTGATGGAGTTCAGGTCTAACCACAGGCTCCTCATTACTGGGACTCCGCTGCAGAACTCCCTCAAAGAGCTCTGGTCACTGTTGCACTTCCTCATGCCTGACAA GTTTGATTCCTGGGAGGATTTTGACGAAGTACACGGGAAAGGAACGGATAACGGTTATCAGAGTCTCCACAAAGTCCTCGAGCCCTTCCTTCTGCGACGTGTTAAGAAAGACGTGGAGAAATCGCTCCCAGCCAAAGTAGAACAGATTCTCCGGGTAGACATGACTGCACAGCAAAAACAATTCTACAA GTGGATTTTAACGAGGAATTATAGAGCTCTTTACAAAGGGCCCCGAGGCAGCTCCTCTGGCTTCCTGAACATAGTTATGGAGCTTAAAAAGTGCTGCAACCACAGTTTTCTCATTAAACAGCCAGAAGATGTAGACACTGAAACCCAACAGGAACACATGCAG AGTGTCGTGAGGGGCAGTGGGAAGCTGGTGCTGCTGGACAAGCTGCTGACCAGACTCCGAGAAAGAGGCAACCGAGTCCTGATCTTCTCCCAGATGGTCAGGATGTTGGACATTCTGGCTGAATACCTCGCCAAGAATCGCTACCCATTCCAG CGGCTGGACGGTTCCATAAAGGGAGAAATACGAAAGCAAGCACTCGACCACTTTAATGCAGAAGGCTCAGAG GACTTCTGCTTCCTGTTGTCCACCAGAGCTGGAGGTTTAGGGATAAATTTGGCCTCGGCAGACACCGTCGTCATCTTTGACTCTGACTGGAACCCTCAAAATGATCTGCAGGCACAAGCCAGGGCTCACAGGATCGGCCAGAAGAAACAG GTGAATATTTATCGACTGGTCACCAAAGGGACAGTGGAGGAGGACATCATTGAGAGGGCAAAGAAGAAGATGGTCTTGGACCATCTTGTCATTCAGAGAATGGACACCACCGGTCGGACTGTACTTGACAGCAACTCAGGAAACACAAA TTCAAACCCATTCAACAAAGAAGAACTGACTGCCATCCTCAAGTTTGGTGCAGAGGAGCTTTTCaaagaggcagaaggagaggagTCTGAACCGCAG GAGATGGATATCGATGAGATCTTGAGGTTGGCTGAAACAAGAGAAAGTGACCAGGGCTCAAGTGCTACGGATGAACTTCTATCTCAGTTTAAG GTTGCCAATTTCTCAAGCATGGAAGAGAGCGTTCCAGAGCTTGTGGATAGGCCCATACGGGAATGGGATGATATCATCCCTGAAGAGCAGCGACGGAAaattgaggaggaggagaagcagcggGAGATGGATGACATCTTCATGCTGCCCAGGAGCAGAAGCTCTAACAAGAGG GCTCAGGCAAATGATAGCGACAGTGATGTGGGCTCCAAGCTGAAGAACCGCTCCTCAGGCTCTGAAAGTGAGACTGATGATAGTGATGACGACAAGAGGCCAAAGAAGAGAGGCAGACCCAGAGCCCGCAAAAACCATGTGGAGGGTTTCACTGATGCAGAGATCCGCAG GTTCATTAAGGCATACAAGAAATTTGGATCTCCACTCGAAAG GTTGGAGGCCATCGCCCGAGACTCTGAGCTGGTTGACAAATCCATTGCAGACCTGAAGAGACTTGGTGAACTGATTCACACTAGCTGTGTGACTGCAgtgcaggagcatgaggagcaccTCAAAGAGAACCCAGTTGAAG CTAAAGGTCCTGGGAAGCGGCGAGGAATTAACATCAAGATCTCGGGAGTGCAGGTCAACGCCAAGTCCATCATCCAGCACGAGGAAGAGTTTGAGCCCCTGCACAAAGTGGTGCCCTCCAATCCTGCTGAGAGAAACAA GTTCAATCTGACATGCAGAGTCAAGATAGCccactttgactttgactgGGAGCTGCAGGATGACGTTCAGCTCTTGCTTGGTATCTATGAGCACGGCTTTGGCAACTGGGACCTGATCAAGACGGATCCTGACCTTAAACTCGCTGACAAG ATTCTCCCAGACGACCCAAGTAAGAAGCCTCAGGCCAAGCAGTTGCAGGCGAGAGCCGAGTATCTTCTCAAGCTGCTGAAAAAAGAACAAGACAGCACAGACCTGTCTAAAACAGTGGAGGAG TCTGTTCCCCCAAAGGTTaaagtgaagaagaggaagcctCGAGTGAAAAAGGAGAACAAGATTCTCAAGGATGAGCAGGGCAACGACATCTCCTCCCCCCGCCTGTCCGACAACCCGTCGGAGGAGGGCGAGGTCAAG GATGATGGAACGGAGAAGTCCCCTGccaagaaaagacaaaagaaaaaggacaacaaagagaacaaagaaaaacagggaACTCCTAAAAAGGAAAAGGACggggacaaagaaaaaaagggtgcCAAGcccagaaaagaaaag GCTAAAGGAGTTAAAGGGAAGAAGACTGAAGGTCCAGTTCACATAACGGCTGGGTCCGACCCCGTTCCCATTGAAGGGAAGGAGGATGATGAACTTGACCAGGATACTTTCAGTGTT TGTAAGGAGCGCATGAGGCCGGTGAAAAAGGCCCTGAAGCAGCTGGATAAACCAGACGAGGGTCTGTCTGACCAGGAGCAGCTCCAGCACACTCGCACATGCCTACTGAAGATTGGAGACCGAATCACAGAGTGCCTTAAAGCCTACAGTGACCCTGAACATGTCAAAATATGGCGGAG AAACCTCTGGATTTTTGTGTCCAAGTTTACAGAGTTTGGTGCCAGGAAGCTTCACAAGCTTTACAAAATGGCACAAAAGAAGCGATCGCACGAGGAAGAG aaggagcagaagaagaaggaggattctggagggagggggaaaaacTTCCGACCAGAGTCCTGTGGTTCCAGTAGAGACTCCACGGGTACTCAGTCGTCCTCTAAACCCGGATCTCACTCGACTCAGGCAGGCCCCCACGGGCACCACCGAGAGTCATACAACTCGACTAATAAGCGGCACTTTGGCAATGATG ATAGAGGAGACTGGCAGAGGGACCGTAAGTACAATTACCCAAGTAACAGCAACCCGTCGTGGCAGGGAGACCGACATCATCCGTATGATCGCTACAAGGATCACTATGGCGATCGACGACCACATGGAGACTCGTACCGCAGCTCAGGCAGTTACCGCAACAACAGCCCCCCTCGAAAAAGGCCGTACGAGCAGTACGGCAACGACCGGGACCACCGGGGTCAAAGACCCTATTATGACAG GCATTCAGATCCCAAAAGGAGGCGTTCTGATGAATTCCGTACCAACTACCACCAGGGAAGAGAAGGCCCTCTACAGGACTTCCGGAGGATGCCGGAGCAGAGGCCAACGGGTCCACCCGGGCCAGAGCACTATAGCAGGCCCTTCCACCCCGACAAAGCTCCCCCGCTGCAGGACCCTCGCTCCCCGCAGACTCACAAGTCTCCCCAGGACTCTCGCTCTTCACCAGAGCGGCCTGCAGAGCCAAATGCCACAGCAGAACCGAACTGGAACAACAGGAAAACATAA